Proteins co-encoded in one Pyxidicoccus xibeiensis genomic window:
- a CDS encoding dienelactone hydrolase family protein: MKKQQGSRRSDEGAGKAVRGLVTSAGGLGGAWTPPANNGEVRVPVDEGVELRGILQVPSTATGVVVLARGHGSSRRGARDLTVARMLQAEGLATLAVDLLTAAEEEAWRERDLRFNLGLFAGRLAGVARWLRRAPRTSGLRVGYLGSYTGAGAALAAAALRPESVDAVVCRGGRLALSNTVLSRVRAPTLLILGGDDTSALEPHRRAFAALNTEKRLEVIPGTTHRFEQPDPQRQMVELAGLWFLQHLGTSRWETQPSSQALGL; encoded by the coding sequence ATGAAGAAGCAGCAGGGTTCACGCAGGTCGGATGAGGGTGCTGGCAAGGCGGTCCGTGGCTTGGTGACTTCGGCGGGGGGCCTCGGAGGGGCCTGGACGCCGCCCGCGAACAACGGCGAGGTGCGGGTGCCGGTGGACGAGGGCGTGGAGCTGCGCGGCATCCTCCAGGTGCCCTCCACCGCCACGGGCGTGGTGGTGCTGGCCCGGGGTCATGGCAGCAGCCGGCGCGGCGCACGTGACCTGACGGTGGCCCGCATGCTCCAGGCCGAGGGGCTGGCGACGCTGGCGGTGGACCTGCTGACGGCGGCGGAGGAGGAGGCCTGGCGCGAGCGCGACTTGCGCTTCAACCTGGGCCTGTTCGCCGGGCGCCTCGCGGGCGTGGCGCGGTGGCTGCGGCGCGCGCCCCGCACGAGCGGCCTGCGCGTGGGCTACCTCGGCTCGTACACCGGCGCGGGCGCGGCCCTGGCCGCCGCCGCGCTGCGGCCCGAGTCCGTGGACGCGGTGGTGTGCCGCGGCGGGCGGCTGGCCCTGTCGAACACGGTACTGTCGCGCGTGCGCGCGCCCACGCTGCTCATCCTCGGCGGGGACGACACGTCCGCGCTGGAGCCGCACCGCCGGGCCTTCGCCGCGCTGAACACGGAGAAGCGGCTGGAGGTCATCCCCGGCACCACCCACCGCTTCGAGCAGCCCGACCCGCAGCGGCAGATGGTGGAGCTGGCCGGGCTCTGGTTCCTCCAGCACCTGGGCACCTCGCGCTGGGAGACGCAGCCCTCGTCGCAGGCCTTGGGCCTCTGA
- a CDS encoding response regulator transcription factor, with protein sequence MVGERIRVAILEDQQVFRECLVAVLEGAGMDVVVSSGQTTQFLARVRESPPDVAVLDLRLEVPGRDEAASGLTALQCLHDFYPNVRSLVMSGNEEPGLVEQCLSVGAAGYLCKQNVGLNEVVEAVRRVARGERLLPVGLGWSSPLQGFQPQPETGYTGGELGKLTLREREVLGYIAAGADNLKIAACLGITERTVKAHITSIYKKLGPENRTQLAVLACQLGVQRPASV encoded by the coding sequence ATGGTTGGAGAGCGAATCCGGGTTGCCATCCTGGAAGACCAGCAGGTCTTCCGGGAGTGTCTGGTCGCGGTGCTGGAAGGCGCGGGGATGGACGTGGTGGTGAGCAGCGGGCAGACGACGCAGTTCCTGGCCCGGGTGCGCGAGTCGCCGCCCGACGTCGCGGTGCTGGACCTGCGGCTGGAGGTCCCCGGGCGCGACGAGGCGGCCAGCGGGCTCACCGCGCTCCAGTGCCTGCATGACTTCTATCCCAACGTGAGGTCGCTCGTGATGTCAGGCAACGAGGAGCCCGGCCTCGTGGAGCAGTGCCTGAGCGTGGGCGCGGCCGGCTACCTCTGCAAGCAGAACGTGGGGCTGAACGAGGTGGTGGAGGCGGTGCGGCGCGTGGCGCGCGGCGAGCGGCTGCTGCCGGTGGGGCTCGGCTGGAGCTCGCCCCTCCAGGGCTTCCAGCCCCAGCCTGAGACGGGCTACACGGGCGGCGAGCTGGGCAAGCTGACGCTGCGCGAGCGCGAGGTGCTGGGCTACATCGCGGCGGGCGCGGACAACCTGAAGATTGCCGCATGCCTGGGCATCACCGAGCGCACGGTGAAGGCGCACATCACCAGCATCTACAAGAAGCTGGGCCCGGAGAACCGCACGCAGCTGGCCGTGCTCGCGTGCCAGCTGGGCGTGCAGCGGCCAGCCTCCGTCTAG
- a CDS encoding chemotaxis protein CheB: MPHHDIIVIGASMGGVEALSALAAQLPRDLPAAVLVVLHLSPRHESLLPDILSRAGALPARHPRDGEALEPGTIYVAPNDRHLVVEPGTVRAVKGPRENGHRPAVDTLFRSAARTYGSRVVGVVLTGALDCGTGGLLAVKAQGGIAVVQEPADAYCPDMPRSALEYVKVDHRVRLRELGPLLERLVATPVTPREAGRRPSPSRQLQAEVKTLTLEEDTVEGAPPKYGTPSHFSCPDCGGVLLEMNDEGLLRFRCRTGHGYTARALVSGQQQGVDEALWAALRALEESAALARRMATRAREHQNLHSAERFSERAEAAEAQVLVLRGLVLGGTPQDDMGVPEEEAGPLRQRHA, translated from the coding sequence ATGCCCCACCACGACATCATCGTCATCGGCGCTTCCATGGGAGGCGTCGAGGCGCTCTCCGCGCTGGCGGCGCAGCTGCCCAGGGATTTGCCGGCGGCGGTGCTGGTGGTGCTGCACCTGTCGCCGCGGCACGAGAGCCTGCTGCCGGACATCCTCTCCCGGGCGGGAGCGCTGCCCGCGCGACATCCGCGGGACGGCGAGGCGCTGGAGCCCGGCACCATCTACGTGGCGCCGAATGACAGACACCTGGTGGTGGAGCCCGGGACGGTGCGGGCGGTGAAGGGGCCTCGGGAGAACGGGCACCGGCCGGCGGTGGACACGCTGTTCCGCTCGGCGGCACGCACCTATGGCTCCCGGGTGGTGGGCGTGGTGCTCACCGGGGCGCTGGACTGCGGGACGGGGGGGCTGCTCGCGGTGAAGGCGCAGGGCGGCATCGCGGTGGTGCAGGAGCCAGCCGATGCGTACTGCCCGGACATGCCCCGCAGCGCCCTGGAGTACGTGAAGGTGGACCACCGCGTGCGGCTGCGGGAGCTGGGGCCACTCCTGGAGCGGCTGGTGGCCACGCCGGTGACGCCGCGGGAGGCGGGACGCCGCCCGTCGCCCTCACGGCAGCTGCAGGCGGAGGTGAAGACGCTGACGCTGGAGGAAGACACGGTGGAAGGAGCGCCTCCGAAGTATGGGACGCCCTCGCACTTCTCGTGTCCGGACTGCGGCGGGGTGCTCCTCGAGATGAACGACGAGGGCCTGCTGCGCTTCCGGTGCCGCACGGGACATGGCTACACCGCCAGGGCCCTGGTCTCCGGGCAGCAGCAGGGCGTGGACGAGGCGCTGTGGGCCGCGCTGCGCGCGCTGGAGGAGAGCGCGGCCCTGGCCCGGCGCATGGCCACCCGGGCGCGGGAACACCAGAACCTGCACTCGGCCGAGCGCTTCAGCGAACGCGCCGAGGCGGCGGAGGCGCAGGTGCTCGTCCTGCGCGGGCTGGTGCTGGGCGGCACCCCGCAGGACGACATGGGAGTCCCGGAAGAAGAGGCGGGCCCGCTGCGGCAGCGGCACGCATGA
- a CDS encoding response regulator, with product MSETKIRVLIVDDDQDQLALAERSLSAYNFDVRTHRSSLGVSNLVRTSAPDLVLLDVNIPALTGDKVLALARSQAPAATKFILYSASDESKLRALARASGADGYIVKSVQGEELAQRLVAFHQKARTSEATPAAP from the coding sequence ATGTCGGAGACGAAGATTCGCGTCCTGATCGTGGACGATGACCAGGACCAGCTCGCGTTGGCGGAGCGCTCGCTGTCCGCCTACAACTTCGACGTCCGCACGCACCGCTCCTCGCTGGGCGTATCCAACCTGGTGCGCACGTCGGCGCCGGACCTGGTGCTGCTGGACGTGAACATCCCCGCGCTCACCGGTGACAAGGTGCTGGCGCTGGCGCGCTCGCAGGCGCCGGCGGCGACGAAGTTCATCCTCTACTCCGCCTCGGACGAGTCCAAGCTGCGCGCGCTGGCGCGGGCGTCGGGCGCGGACGGCTACATCGTCAAGAGCGTGCAGGGCGAGGAGCTGGCCCAGCGGCTGGTGGCGTTCCACCAGAAGGCCCGCACCTCCGAGGCCACTCCCGCCGCTCCGTAG
- a CDS encoding ABC1 kinase family protein has translation MATDSDDKLPPQGRFTRMRKLAGLSMQVGTDVLMSGAKRLAGGTPELLSKGAAEKLVSTLGELKGAAMKLGQALSMDPDLLTPEVRQVLARLQNQAPAMSPDVVARVVREELGVPVEEAFREFSREPLAAASLGQVHRAVLPDGRAVAVKVQYPGIAESMAHDLENLGMVVKTVSMASKLMDGSAYFNEFRGELLLELDYRREAALAEGFAKSVAPLKDLYVPGVVSSHSTGRVLTLELLEGLTLKDWVLTGASNEERFRVARQLIRATYGPFFGAGEIHADPHPGNFMVMSDGRLGLLDFGSIKRFTPRFVDANQRMFLHAMKLEPMDVLGLSKEVGFTTELPDAEAAELIREILHIAGRPMRLTPYDYATCEITRDMRNHFARNAARFLKIKPPAEAVMFFRSTGGLAQNLRLIGARGDFRGVFLEMAELVS, from the coding sequence ATGGCCACGGACTCCGACGACAAGCTGCCCCCGCAGGGGCGGTTCACCCGAATGCGCAAGCTGGCCGGCCTCTCCATGCAGGTGGGGACGGACGTGCTCATGAGCGGCGCGAAGCGCCTCGCCGGCGGCACGCCGGAGCTGCTCAGCAAGGGGGCCGCGGAGAAGCTGGTCTCCACCCTGGGCGAGCTCAAGGGCGCGGCCATGAAGCTGGGCCAGGCCCTCTCCATGGACCCGGATTTGCTCACCCCCGAGGTGCGGCAGGTGCTCGCCCGCCTCCAGAACCAGGCCCCCGCCATGTCCCCGGACGTGGTGGCCCGCGTGGTGCGCGAGGAGCTGGGCGTGCCCGTGGAAGAGGCCTTCCGCGAGTTCAGCCGCGAGCCCCTGGCCGCCGCGTCGCTGGGGCAGGTGCACCGTGCCGTGCTGCCTGACGGCCGGGCGGTGGCGGTGAAGGTGCAGTACCCCGGCATCGCCGAGTCCATGGCCCATGACCTGGAGAACCTGGGCATGGTGGTGAAGACGGTGTCCATGGCGTCGAAGCTGATGGACGGCTCGGCGTACTTCAACGAGTTCCGCGGCGAGCTGCTGCTGGAGCTGGACTACCGCCGCGAGGCCGCGCTGGCGGAGGGCTTCGCGAAGAGCGTGGCGCCGCTGAAGGACCTCTACGTGCCCGGCGTCGTCTCCAGCCACAGCACCGGGCGCGTGCTGACGCTGGAGCTGCTGGAGGGGCTGACGCTGAAGGACTGGGTCCTCACCGGCGCGTCCAACGAGGAGCGCTTCCGCGTGGCGCGCCAGCTCATCCGCGCGACCTACGGGCCCTTCTTCGGCGCGGGCGAAATCCACGCGGACCCGCACCCGGGCAACTTCATGGTGATGTCGGACGGGCGGCTGGGCCTGCTCGACTTCGGCAGCATCAAGCGCTTCACCCCGCGCTTCGTGGACGCCAACCAGCGCATGTTCCTGCACGCCATGAAGCTGGAGCCCATGGACGTGCTGGGACTCAGCAAGGAAGTGGGCTTCACCACGGAGCTGCCGGACGCGGAGGCCGCCGAGCTCATCCGCGAGATTCTCCACATCGCCGGGCGCCCCATGCGCCTGACGCCGTATGACTACGCGACGTGTGAAATCACCCGCGACATGCGCAACCACTTCGCGCGCAACGCGGCGCGCTTCCTGAAAATCAAGCCGCCCGCGGAGGCGGTGATGTTCTTCCGCTCCACCGGCGGGCTGGCGCAGAACCTGCGCCTCATCGGCGCGCGCGGAGACTTCCGCGGCGTCTTCCTGGAGATGGCGGAGCTGGTGAGCTGA
- a CDS encoding protein kinase domain-containing protein, translating to MRTHRDTPVDGGTLLYAGAPPSGNVAVPPTPVPVPFQLVGRQLGHFRLLKELGRGGMGTVLLAEHALIQKRVAIKVLHAHLAEDPDLVARFLSEARTLTLVQHENVVTLYDLDTRDGRPYLVMEYLEGQSLAAFAKGPLAPSMAVELLKQVCDALGAAHAHGIVHRDLKPANVFLVPGPQGKQRVKLLDFGIAKLLSRPAGQLTTEAGMLLGTPEFMAPEQCGDAPVDARTDIYAAGVLAYFLLTGQVPFAGRTAAEVLIGHLQKTPVPPHQVNPNVPAALSRVLLRALAKRPSERYASAAELREALVASLTVTPEAAAPVTFAARVRLAGTPHSQELRCEWVGRAGLFLHTDAPPPQLLSDVGLLLRLPGGELACTGQVVRHVTAEQARAWRMAPGFGVQLRDSSPVFQEALARMKSGARLEPPTPPPFSSVEDPEAERVLKGFRSRVSVDHYEALGVPRDALPEVVRAAAQKARATLEPLKTRKLSLGQRAQLERAEERISAAFQMLGHVERRAEYDAGLGNVEGVERCLAAGLTVTAMEGCRRRFLAEHPGRDGRAAVHRLSGDALASVGRLQEAYTAYEAAVRLDPLDLEGLKRWRSLRARLRATPAPR from the coding sequence GTGCGCACGCACAGGGACACGCCCGTGGACGGAGGTACGCTGCTGTACGCCGGCGCGCCGCCCTCGGGAAACGTGGCGGTGCCTCCGACGCCGGTGCCCGTGCCCTTCCAGCTCGTGGGCCGGCAGCTGGGCCACTTCCGCCTGCTCAAAGAGCTGGGCCGGGGCGGCATGGGCACGGTGCTGCTCGCCGAGCACGCCCTCATCCAGAAGCGCGTGGCCATCAAGGTGCTCCACGCGCACCTGGCCGAGGACCCGGACCTCGTCGCGCGCTTCCTGTCCGAGGCCCGCACGCTGACGCTCGTCCAGCACGAGAACGTCGTCACGCTCTACGACCTGGACACGCGCGACGGGCGCCCCTACCTCGTCATGGAGTACCTGGAGGGGCAGAGCCTGGCGGCCTTCGCCAAGGGGCCGCTGGCGCCCTCCATGGCGGTGGAGCTGCTCAAGCAGGTGTGTGACGCGCTGGGCGCCGCGCACGCGCACGGCATCGTCCACCGCGACCTCAAGCCCGCCAACGTCTTCCTCGTGCCGGGCCCGCAGGGCAAGCAGCGGGTGAAGCTGCTGGACTTCGGCATCGCCAAGCTGCTGTCGCGGCCGGCGGGCCAGCTCACCACCGAGGCGGGCATGCTGCTGGGCACGCCCGAGTTCATGGCGCCCGAGCAGTGCGGCGACGCGCCGGTGGACGCGCGCACGGACATCTACGCGGCGGGCGTGCTGGCCTACTTCCTCCTCACCGGACAGGTGCCCTTCGCCGGGCGCACGGCGGCCGAGGTGCTCATCGGCCACCTGCAGAAGACGCCGGTGCCGCCGCACCAGGTGAACCCCAACGTGCCCGCGGCGCTGTCGCGCGTGCTGCTGCGCGCGCTGGCCAAGCGCCCCTCGGAGCGCTACGCCAGCGCCGCCGAGCTGCGCGAGGCCCTGGTCGCCTCGCTCACCGTCACGCCCGAGGCGGCCGCGCCCGTCACCTTCGCCGCGCGCGTGCGGCTGGCGGGCACGCCGCACTCGCAGGAGCTGCGCTGTGAGTGGGTGGGCCGCGCCGGCCTCTTCCTCCACACGGACGCGCCGCCTCCGCAGCTGCTGTCCGACGTGGGACTCCTCCTGCGGCTGCCCGGCGGCGAGCTGGCCTGCACGGGCCAGGTGGTGCGCCACGTCACCGCGGAGCAGGCCCGCGCCTGGCGCATGGCCCCCGGCTTCGGCGTGCAGCTGCGCGACAGCTCGCCGGTGTTCCAGGAGGCCCTGGCCCGCATGAAGTCCGGCGCCCGGCTGGAGCCGCCCACGCCCCCGCCCTTCTCCTCCGTGGAGGACCCCGAGGCCGAGCGCGTGCTCAAGGGCTTCCGCTCGCGGGTGTCGGTGGACCACTACGAGGCGCTGGGCGTGCCCCGGGACGCCCTGCCGGAGGTGGTGCGCGCCGCGGCGCAGAAGGCCCGCGCGACGCTGGAGCCGCTGAAGACTCGCAAGCTCTCCCTGGGCCAGCGCGCCCAGCTGGAGCGGGCGGAGGAGCGCATCTCCGCGGCCTTCCAGATGCTGGGCCACGTGGAGCGCCGGGCGGAGTACGACGCGGGGCTGGGCAACGTGGAGGGCGTGGAGCGCTGCCTGGCCGCGGGCCTCACCGTCACCGCCATGGAGGGCTGCCGCCGCCGCTTCCTCGCCGAGCACCCCGGCCGGGACGGCCGCGCCGCCGTGCACCGGCTGTCCGGTGACGCGCTGGCCTCCGTGGGCCGGCTGCAGGAGGCGTACACCGCCTACGAGGCCGCCGTGCGCCTGGACCCGCTGGACCTGGAGGGGCTCAAGCGCTGGCGCTCCCTCCGTGCCCGGCTGCGCGCCACGCCGGCTCCCCGCTAG